GCTGCAGAACGTCGTCGAGGTTGATGCGGCCGGTTGTCGGCTGGGGATCATCGGCAACGCTCTGGGCGGAAGCACGATGCTCTGAGGCGGCTTGCTTCATGGTGGCCTTGCCCTCAGCCTTTGGCGTTTCCGGAAGTCTCAGCGGCTCCGGGGCCGGACGTGCGGCCTTTGGAGCCTGCACATAGACCGGAGTGGGGACCGCAACCGGTTCCCACGTGGTTCCACTCGCCGGCACAATATCTCCTGCAGCTGCGGCCACTTCCAGAGCGGCGAGGCGAAGTTCAGCTGACGATAATGGCTGGACGTCTGGCGACTTCAGGCAATCCTCAGCGTCGAAAAGCTGCGTAGGTTCCTCAGGCTGCGCGGGGACCGGCGCTTCCTGCTGCGACGGTGACGAATACATGGCATCTCGGAAGGCGGCATTTATCCGGGCACGACGATCGCGAACAGCCAACGACCGGAGAATCACGACCGAACCAGCGGCGACGGCGAGGGCGATAAGAGGCGCGAAGCCGGAAACAGCACCGAACACACTGGCGATCGCCAGGCCAAAGGCAGCACATACCGCCCCGGCACCAACAAGAGCCAGAGCTGTACGTCCGTATCGGATTTTCAGTGCTGGCTGCATTGGCTGCGCTGTTCCCTTCTGCACCGGTGGATTGGTTCGTTGTGGACGAGTGATTGGTCCACATTCAAACCGTAGGACTCTTTGAGTTCGCGCATCGGTATTGGGTGCGGTGTGTCGGGTGTGAAGCCTGATTATTTCTTTTCCGAGCGTTGCTCGAGCCAGAGCTTCAGCAGCCCGTCCGGTACTTCATCTCGCGTCAGCGCGTAACTTCGGTGATCCGCCCATTGCCCGTTGATGTGCAGCAGCTTTGGCCGTAGTCCCTCGAACCGGAATCCGAGCTTTTCCACGACCCGCAGACTCGCCACATTTTCCGGTCGGATGTTAATCTCCACCCGGTGTAGACCCAGCACGTTGAAGCAGTGATCGGTAGCCATGGCAACCGCGGTAGGAGCCACGCCACGCCCGGCAACATCCTTATCCACCCAGTAACCAAGCGTGGCGTTCATCGCCGAGCCCCAAACGATCGTCGATACGGTCAGCTGACCGATGATCACTGGCCGCTTGAGCAGGGGACGCCTCTCCTCAATGACAAACGGCAATCCGGCTAAGGACCGCGCCTGGGCATTCAACGCTCGGACCATTTCTCGGAACGTTGGCAGCCTCCCGCCGGGAGACGGGTTCGTTGCCTCCCAAGGGGAGAGCCAGGACACATTTCTACTGCGCACCGAGGCCCACTCTGTGTGGTCCCGATACCGGATGGGCCGAAGAATCAGATCACCGCACACCAGGCTGACCGGCCACGCATCATAGCCGGGCTCACCCATGGGGTTAGTCGTCCAGACCGGCTGTAAATTCTTTGAGCCAGGTCCTGAGCTCGGGGCCGATGTCCTTGCGTTCTGAAGCAATGGTCATGACGGCTTGCAGGTAGCTGAGCTTGTCTCCAGTGTCGTAGCGTCGCCCCCTAAACACCACGCCGTAGACCCCGGCGCCTTCGCCGTCTGCCGCAGCGAGAGTCTGAAGGGCGTCGGTGAGCTGGATTTCTCCGCCGCGGCCCGGGCCCGTTTTCTCAAGGACGTCAAAAACACGGGGGTGCAACACGTAGCGGCCGATCATGGCCAGATTCGAGGGGGCTTCCTCAACGGACGGCTTTTCCACCATCTGCTTGACCTTGACGTACGACTCGCCGTCAACTGTTTCGATGTCCGCGCAACCGTACGAACTGATCTGCGACGGGTCCACCTCGATCAGACCGACGACAGAACCTCCGGTGCGTTGTTGGACATCGATCATCTGGGTGAGCAGGTCCTCGTTCTCGTCGATTAGGTCATCACCCAGGAGAACGGCAAAGGGTTCATTATCCACATGCTGCTTGGCGCGAAGCACAGCGTGTCCCAAGCCCTTGGGGTCTCCCTGACGCAGATAGTGGATGTCGCCGAGTTCCGTTGGCTGGCGCACAGCGGCGAGCTTCTCGGTGTCACCCTTTTTCTCGAGGGTCTGTTCAATGAACGGAACGCGATCAAAATGATCTTCGAGGGAACGCTTGTTCCGGCCAGTGATCATCAGCATATTGTGCAGGCCGGATTTGACTGCCTCTTCCACAACGTACTGGATGGCGGGTTTGTCCACCACAGGAAGCATTTCCTTGGGCATGGCCTTGGTGGCCGGAAGGAACCTGGTGCCCAGACCGGCAACGGGGATCACGGCTTTGGTTACGCGCTTTTCGTTGGTCATGGCAACACCCTACAGAACGCTCACTTGGATGTGTAAGCGACCGTGCTGATTTCGTTATCACCACAAGCCCGCCCTCTACTTGGCACAATGTCATCATGGACAAAGCCACAGCACCATCTGAGCATGCCGCCGGACCTGACAAGGACCAGACCCGCAAACAGTTCCGTTCCCTCCGGTCGGAGTTGAGCAGGGCTGAGCAGCAGGACGCTGCATATGCTCTGGCACATCAGGCAGAGCCACTGCTCGAGGAGCTGTACGACGGCGCTCCGGGCACTATTGCAGGGTATCTTTCCGTCGGCGCGGAGCCCGGCACAGCCCACCTGATGGAACTACTTGCAGCAAGGGGGTACGACGTCGTCGTTCCTGTCTGTGAACCCGGGTACAAGCTGAGCTGGACCCGTTGGGGGTTAGATGTGGAGATGGCCCCAAGCCCGCGTTCGTGGGTCAGCGAACCCGTGGGTCCTCGTCTGGAATTCGACGATCTGCCTCCCCTGAAACTGGTGCTGGTACCAGCTCTGGTCCTGGATCGGAGAGGTAACCGGATGGGCCACGGAGGTGGCTATTACGACCGTTTCCTGGCCAGCCTGTATCTGGAACCGAACAGACCGGCAACCGTGGGGGTGGTTCATACCCACGAGGTCGTGGAACCGGGAACGTTTGAGTGCGATCCCCACGACATGACCATCGACGGAGTTCTCACCCCCACCGAATTTTCATGGTTCTCACGCTGACGTAGTAGAATCCACTGGTGCCCACATACGCTTATGCCTGCAAAGAATGCACGCATGCCTTTGATATTCTTCAGTCCTTTTCCGAGGACTCCCTGACCGTATGCCCCGAATGCGGTGGCGTCCTGCGCAAGAAGTTCAACAGCGTCGGCGTGGTTTTCAAGGGATCGGGCTTCTACCGCAATGACTCCCGCGATACCTCGAGCACCTCTTCCCCCGCCTCTGGTTCTTCAGATTCCTCGTCCTCGTCGACGAGCACAGACAAGTCCAAGAAGACTCCGTCGGGAGCATCGTCCACCAGCGACTCCTCGAGCAGCTCCTCGTCAAAACCCGCGCAGTCTGCAGCCTCCAACTGACCCCTCGGCACCACCACTTATCCTCCACAACTCTGCTGTGCCGCGCCATTGCGCACATAGCCGCTTCAGTCGCTAAGGCGTCCGACCACTGGCATCTAGCGTCGAGGGCATGGCCCTTTCCAAGCGAACCCCGTCCCGCTACTCATTAGCCAACCGGCTCCGACGCTTCCTCTTTCGTCGCCGCCGTCTGCTCGCGATGCTGCTGATGTGTGCTGCGGCCGGTCTGACCGTTCAACAGCTCATTCCGGCCGATGGACAGAGAACACTGGCAGTGGTTGCAGGTACAGACCTGCCAGCCGGCGTCGTGCTCAATGCCTCCCACCTCACCGTTGATGAAGTGCCCACTGGTTCCGCCGTTGCTACCGCTTTCGCCGACCCGGAGGAACTGATAGGTGAACAGCTGGCCACTCCCCTGGTCAAGGGAAGCACGGTGGAATCCACCTCACTGGTGGGGCCGGGACTGCTGACAGGAACTGCCCCTGGAACAGTAGCCGTACCTGTTCGGCCCGCCGACCCATCAGTGCTGGAATTACTCGCCCCGGGTCAACTCGTTGACGTCGTGCATAGCACCGGCAACGGCTACGAGGTGGACTCAACGAACACTGTTATTGCCAACCACGTGGCTGTGCTGTGGGTTGCTGGGGATCAAAGTTCTGCTGGCGCTTGGCCGCAGTCAAGCGGAAGCGCGGGTGGGCTCGTGGTCATCGCTGCGACCCCGGAACAATCTACCGCCCTCGCGGGGGCCTCAAGCTCCGGGAAGGTGCACCTGGTGCTCACATCCGCCACCGACTGATCGGGACCACAACAGAACGAACAAGTGATTCGCCGGAACGGTCAGCAGGCCGGGTTCAGCCCCAGTGTGGAGGACGCTGTTCGCGCAGCCACGAATCGCGGTCCTCTTCCCTGTCTCCCCAAGCCTGCGGGCTGTCAGTGGCTCCAAGGGTCGGCAGAACACTCTCTGCTGACTCAGCTGTGGACTGTTCCTCGTTCGGCTCCACCGGGTCCTCCGGGCTCTCTGTCACGGCGTCCTTGTCTGGGACCCGGTGATCCGATTCCTTCACGGAATCATCCTCCACCGGCACCTGCTCTTCGGATGGCCTCTGTTCTGATTCGTCCAATGACTCGACTGGCACCCCGTCGGAGGGACGTGGTTCAAGTCCCAGGTAGGTACCCACCAGATCAGCACACGCCTCCGGATCCGTGAAGACCTCGATGGTCCACAGTGGCATGGCTCTCCACCCCAGCCGCTCGAGCAGCTGCGGGCGTAGGCGTGAGCGTTCACGCACGGACATCTGCCGGTACCGTTCGGTTCCGTCAGACTCGATGGCAATGGGAGGTCGGTCGCCGTTGGGCTCAGCGGTGAGTGCACCGGATGTCGCAGCGATATCCAGTTCCCCCTCAAAGGTGTCCCAGATGCGTGCTCCGCGGGCTGCAAGCCTGTCCACCAGGTCTGCCACCAAAGGATCATCATCCAGCACGCTGGCGGGCGTGTCCGCTGCGTCCTGCGCGCCACTGCCCGACGAAGACTCCGGCCTGTCCTCGACGGCGTCGCCGAGCCGCGAGGCCAGCAGCTCGTAGAAGTCGTGGGCGCCAAATTCCAGCCTCGACGGATCGAGGTCCTCCGGGCGGAAGCAGCTGAGTATGTGCAACCCGTGACGGGCGCGCGTCATGGCCGTCAAGAAACGGCCGCGTCCATCCGGCTCGGACAACGGACCAAAGTTATGTAGTGCGCGGCCATGCGGCGTGCGACCATACCCGAGGGAGAAAATGATGTTGTCACGAACAAGTCCCGCTGCCCGTTCAACGGGCACCACCCTGAAGGAATCTTTGCTCGGCTGAAAGAAATCGGCGGCCCAGGGGTAGTCGGCAAGATAGAGCCTGATGGCCTCTGCAACTCGTGCTGCATGCCGTGCACTTGCCGTGATGACCGCTAGCGACTGGCCGGGGCGGCGCCTCACGTGTTCGAAAACAAGATCCACAACGCGGTTCACTTCCGCCGCAACGCTTTCAACACCACCGTGCTCAGAGCTGGGCATACCGGTTCCACCAGGGATGTACTCTGCAACAACAGCGGACGCACTCTGGTCCAGTGAACGCGCTTCAGGTAGTCGCGAGAGTCTGCCACCGTAGAACGCGGAGCTTAGTGATTCCACGAGTTTTTTGTCTACGCCCCGGTAGATCTCCGAGAGACCCTCGATGGGCAGAACCCGGGTCAACGCCGTGAAGACGCTGACCAGCTCGCTGCCCTGCGTCTTCGCGTCGCCGGTGTCCGCCCCCACGTTGAACGGCTGCGGTGCGCCCAGCTGACCATCGCCGAAAGCGATGACCTGCGTTGCACGACCGATCGCCGGAACCGCCGACTGCAACGACATGGACTCGGCGTCGAGCAAAAGAACCGCATCAAAGCGCTTGTCGGCAGGAAGGATAGTGGAGAGCATCAGCGGGCTGGCTGCCCAGACGGGCATCAGTGCGGAAACCAGTTCTTCGGGCAGCGAGCTCAGGGAACCGAGGCTCACTGAGCCGGCTTTCAATAGCTCACGAAGGCTGGCCGCCTCCGACTGCCGTTGGCCAATGGCCGTTCGCCAGCGCTCTGCCAGGCCCCACCGCAGACGGGAACTGCCCGAGGCAATGTGTGCGTTGTCAGCCAAACGGTATTCCGCCTCAAGCCGGCGGAGGCTCTCGCCGTCGGACATGGCCAAGTAGTCATCGCCGCTGATCATTGCTTCCAGCGCGGACTGCCACCACGCCAGCTCGAGTTCCCCGCCTACCTGCCGATAGCCAACTTCTCGCTCGGCCAAATCATCGAGCAGCTCACCGAGCCCATGCTCACGCATTTCATCCAGCAGCAGAGTGCGCTCAGGCAACGTGGCCAGGGTGTCTTTGTCCCCAGACAGATTGCTCAGATGCCTCACCAAGTCCTGGACGGGCATCAATTCCAGAGGGCCAACACTGTCCTGGGGCTTGGCAAGGGTGTCCGCAAGCTCCTCTAGTTTGCGCTGGACGGTCTGGTGGAAGTTGTTGAGCTCAGCAAGACCAGTTGGCACCGAGGGATGACGCTGCGTGGTGGCATACCGAGTCCACGAGGTGCGCTGCTGTTGCACCAGCAGCAGCGAATGGTGGAGGTCCGTTATGTGGACCCCTGGCCGAACGTATTCCTTGGCCACTCTCCGCAGCCGGGACCGTGTCATGGAGCTCATCTCGATGCCGCGTTCCTTGCGCCACCCTGAGCTCGCCGTCGCGGAAATCAGATCTGTGACCGGCCGATCAAAAATATCCGGGGTGAACTTGTCAAGGCTTCCCCGCACAGCGACCAGGAGATCCAGCTGCTCTCCCCATTCAGCGAACGTGTTACCAAGTTCAATCTGGGAATGCTCAGCGACCGTACGGAGCTCTGTCTGAAGGCGCGGAATATCATCGGTAAGGCCCATTGCGAGGCCGTGAGCGGTCTGGGTATCCGCCCTGTTGTGCAGTTGTGCGCCATACCAGGGGCTCTGCGTGGCGGCCTTGGAAAAACTTCCCAATTCAGCGGCTCGGCGCAAGCGACCCGTTACCTCGCTGCGATCCGTGATGCTGTCCAACACACTGCGTTTGAGCCGCACTGCTGTGGACGGCGCCGGGTTCAGCGAGGTCAGCTCGGCCAGCGACTGCATGGCCTGATACGGAGAGCAGCCCCAGCGGCTCCGCACATTATGGAGCGACTTCACATGATCTTGCAGCTTATGGCGGTTCTCCACCAGATTGCTGTGCAGGCTGTCCAGGTGTGGTTCTGTTGCCTTCTCATTGCGGACTATGGCCCGGATCAATTGGTCCCTGAGCTGCTGATCGCTGATGTTCGCATGCAGCTGGAGGACCAAGGACCCCAGGTTCAGTTCGTCCAGTTCCTGAACGAACTGGTTCACGGTGCCGCGGCGCTCCGCTGCGACCAACACACTCTTGCCCTGATGCGCCAGAGCAGCAATCGCGTTGATAGCCGTTTGTGTCTGCCCGCTTCCAGGCGGCGCTGACACCACGAGGGACTCTCCGGCGGAAATCCGGTTCAGTACCTGCTGCTGCGCGGCATCGGCGTCCTTGACGAGCATCTCCTCGGAAGGGTGCAGGTGGTCCAGCACCGTACTGTTCACAGGCGCAGGGTTGACTGGCGCACCTTCGCCCACGTCGCCGTCGACGGCTGACTTCATCAGAGCTTCGAGCACAGGATGCTTGGGCGTCACAGCGGGATCGTGGCCCACATCCCCGAGATCTGCGAACGTGGAGATCAGCAGGTGGTGCTCAATGTTCATCCCGCGCACATTGGCCGTCAGCGCACGCAACCGCTCCAGGACCGGATGGGGATCAAAGCGCGCGGTGCCATAGGCCAAAGAGGACAACACGGCAGCATCGACCGGCAAATGCTCCTGATCATGCAGGTACCTGCCCAGCGCCGGATTGAGCCGGGCCTGCTCCGTGAGCTGAAGCTCATAATCATCCCGTGATGAGTGAACAGTCAGCGCCACGGCGGTGAGCAGCACTGGAGCAGTCAGCGTCTCGGAACGACCGTCGTCGCCCTGCGCCCTCCAACTTGCGGTCCCCGCTGCAAGGTAACCAACGTCAATCCCTCGTTCGCTTCCAAGTTCGTAGATACGGGCACGCAGGGCCTTGGCCGCCTTCATGGCCTGGGCATACTGGGCCGGATCACGCAGCAGCGTGGACAGCCTGGTCCGCCGACCAGCCAGAAGCTGCGCCAGCCCAGAAGGGTGTGCGTGGGTGAGGTCAATGCTGTTGCCAGCGGACGGCGTGAAGTGGAGCAGCGTGTCCGGGCCAGCGTAGCTTCCCAACCTCTGCAGCCACGGCAGAAGGAACGCCGAGGCGCTGTCCCCGGAATGTTCTTCCGTCATGTTAGGCATCTCTCCTGCACTTACGCGTGCTGATCGTGACCAGAGTGGCATATCCTCCAAGCTATCGGACGTAACCCGGTATGCCCCGAAGGCAACACCGGCGGAGCACCAAAAGTTAGCATTTCAGGCTCCTGCACAGGCAGGCGCTACTCCCATTCGATGGTTCCCGGCGGCTTGGACGTGACATCCAGAACCACCCGGTTCACGCCGTCGACCTCATTGGTGATCCGATTTGAGATCCGCGCCAGCAGGTCATAGGGCAGCCGGGACCAGTCCGCCGTCATAGCGTCCTCGCTGGAGACAGGACGCAACACGATCGGGTGCCCGTAGGTTCGGCCGTCCCCCTGCACGCCCACGCTGCGGACATCAGCCAGAAGAACGACGGGCATCTGCCAGACTTCCTGATCCAGTCCGGCCGCCGTCAGTTCTGCACGCGCAATGGCATCGGCGCGGCGCAGCAGGTCCAAACGCTCGGCCGTCACGTCCCCGACGATCCGTATTCCAAGTCCCGGACCGGGGAACGGCTGCCGACCGACAATCTCGGCGGGCAAGCCCAGTTCGGCACCGACAGCGCGCACCTCATCTTTGAAAAGATTCCGTAGTGGCTCGACCAGTTCAAAACGCAGGTCCTCAGGAAGTCCTCCCACGTTGTGGTGACTCTTGATGTTCGCCGCGCCCTCACCGCCCCCGGATTCGACGACGTCTGGGTACAGAGTGCCCTGAACCAAGAACTTGATCTGCTCGCCGACGGCATCAGCGTCACGAATGATCGCGCGTTCAGCTTCCTCGAACGCCCGGATGAACTCCCTGCCGATGATCTTTCGCTTAGTTTCTGGATCCGACACTCCGGCCAGAGCATTGAGGAAACGCTCCTGCTCATGAGCGACGTAAAGCTTGACACCCGTTGCAGAAACAAAATCGCGTTCAACCTGCTCCGCTTCGCCTTCGCGCAGGAGCCCATGATCAACGAATACACAGGTCAGCTGATCCCCCACAGCACGCTGGACCAGGGCAGCGGCGACGGCAGAATCAACGCCGCCTGACAACCCGCAGATCACCCGGGCATCCCCGATCTGCTGCCGTACGCGCTCTACCTGCTCTTCCAGAATGTTGCCGGTGGTCCAGTTTCCCTGGAGGCCCGCACCGCGGTAGAGGAAGTTTTCCAGCACCCGCTGGCCGTGGGCCGAATGATTGACCTCTGGATGCCATTGCACGCCATAGAGCCGCTTCTCCTCATGGGCGAATGCGGCGACAGGAGCGCCAGCGCTGCTCGCCAGCACCTCGAAGCCCTCAGGTGCGGCATGAACGCTATCCCCGTGGCTCATCCAGGCATTCTGATGTTCGGGGATGCCTTCAAGGATGGACCGGCACCCGTTCGTTGCTGTGACGTCGGTGGATCCGTATTCGCGCAGGCCTGTCTGGGCGACATGTCCGCCCAGTGCATTGGCCATGGCCTGAAAGCCATAGCAGATGCCCAGAACCGGAACGCCCGCCTCAAAGAGATCCGGGCCCACGCTGGGCGCACCCTCGGCGTAGACGCTCGACGGGCCTCCCGACAAAATGATCGCTACGGGGTTTTTAGCCAAGATCTGATCTGTGGTCCAGGTATGCGGAACAACTTCCGAAAAGACGTTGGCCTCGCGCACGCGGCGAGCAATCAGCTGTGCATACTGGGCGCCGTAGTCAACAATAAGGACAGGCCGGTGTTCGGTCAGGGCGGCTTCGGGATTCATCACCATCCCAGTTTATCCGCCGATGACAGCAGCCCAAACCGGCAATGAATCAGTACCTCTTGGCGGCTTCGGGATGCTCGGCGAGTTCGCTCTCCACCCGGCGATGGGTCCGGGTTTCGACGATGAAGGACATCAGCGGCACCACACCGCCGAGGGCCAGGACAATGAACTTGCTGAAAGGCCAGCGCATCATCTGCCATAGCCGGAAATCGGCAAAGAGGTAGACGACGTACATCCAGCCGTGGACGATGAGCACCATGGTGGAGAGATTGATTCCGCCGGTGTTCGAGTCTTTGGTGAACATGCCAAGCGGCACCGTGTCACCGGATGCGTTGACTCCGCCAGCGATGATGTCGGATCCGAAACCGTACGCTGCGATCATTTCAACGACAACCAGCAGTAGCATCACACCGGTGGCGTATGCGAGCACTTTATAAAACGTCAGCGCCGAGCGAATCTGGCTGTGGGTCCCCCCAAAACGTCGTTTTTTGGGAGTAGTGCTGGGCTGTGTTTCGGTCACTTGGTTACCTCGTTCTGTGACTGACTGGTGGAGCTCTGGCGTGCTACCTCTTCGTCCTCGGCATCTTCGTGCTGTCTGCGGTAGTCGTCCGCTACCAGCCGCCACCAGAG
This region of Arthrobacter roseus genomic DNA includes:
- a CDS encoding GNAT family N-acetyltransferase, yielding MGEPGYDAWPVSLVCGDLILRPIRYRDHTEWASVRSRNVSWLSPWEATNPSPGGRLPTFREMVRALNAQARSLAGLPFVIEERRPLLKRPVIIGQLTVSTIVWGSAMNATLGYWVDKDVAGRGVAPTAVAMATDHCFNVLGLHRVEINIRPENVASLRVVEKLGFRFEGLRPKLLHINGQWADHRSYALTRDEVPDGLLKLWLEQRSEKK
- the galU gene encoding UTP--glucose-1-phosphate uridylyltransferase GalU, giving the protein MTNEKRVTKAVIPVAGLGTRFLPATKAMPKEMLPVVDKPAIQYVVEEAVKSGLHNMLMITGRNKRSLEDHFDRVPFIEQTLEKKGDTEKLAAVRQPTELGDIHYLRQGDPKGLGHAVLRAKQHVDNEPFAVLLGDDLIDENEDLLTQMIDVQQRTGGSVVGLIEVDPSQISSYGCADIETVDGESYVKVKQMVEKPSVEEAPSNLAMIGRYVLHPRVFDVLEKTGPGRGGEIQLTDALQTLAAADGEGAGVYGVVFRGRRYDTGDKLSYLQAVMTIASERKDIGPELRTWLKEFTAGLDD
- a CDS encoding 5-formyltetrahydrofolate cyclo-ligase gives rise to the protein MDKATAPSEHAAGPDKDQTRKQFRSLRSELSRAEQQDAAYALAHQAEPLLEELYDGAPGTIAGYLSVGAEPGTAHLMELLAARGYDVVVPVCEPGYKLSWTRWGLDVEMAPSPRSWVSEPVGPRLEFDDLPPLKLVLVPALVLDRRGNRMGHGGGYYDRFLASLYLEPNRPATVGVVHTHEVVEPGTFECDPHDMTIDGVLTPTEFSWFSR
- the cpaB gene encoding Flp pilus assembly protein CpaB, which codes for MALSKRTPSRYSLANRLRRFLFRRRRLLAMLLMCAAAGLTVQQLIPADGQRTLAVVAGTDLPAGVVLNASHLTVDEVPTGSAVATAFADPEELIGEQLATPLVKGSTVESTSLVGPGLLTGTAPGTVAVPVRPADPSVLELLAPGQLVDVVHSTGNGYEVDSTNTVIANHVAVLWVAGDQSSAGAWPQSSGSAGGLVVIAATPEQSTALAGASSSGKVHLVLTSATD
- a CDS encoding DUF4011 domain-containing protein, which encodes MTEEHSGDSASAFLLPWLQRLGSYAGPDTLLHFTPSAGNSIDLTHAHPSGLAQLLAGRRTRLSTLLRDPAQYAQAMKAAKALRARIYELGSERGIDVGYLAAGTASWRAQGDDGRSETLTAPVLLTAVALTVHSSRDDYELQLTEQARLNPALGRYLHDQEHLPVDAAVLSSLAYGTARFDPHPVLERLRALTANVRGMNIEHHLLISTFADLGDVGHDPAVTPKHPVLEALMKSAVDGDVGEGAPVNPAPVNSTVLDHLHPSEEMLVKDADAAQQQVLNRISAGESLVVSAPPGSGQTQTAINAIAALAHQGKSVLVAAERRGTVNQFVQELDELNLGSLVLQLHANISDQQLRDQLIRAIVRNEKATEPHLDSLHSNLVENRHKLQDHVKSLHNVRSRWGCSPYQAMQSLAELTSLNPAPSTAVRLKRSVLDSITDRSEVTGRLRRAAELGSFSKAATQSPWYGAQLHNRADTQTAHGLAMGLTDDIPRLQTELRTVAEHSQIELGNTFAEWGEQLDLLVAVRGSLDKFTPDIFDRPVTDLISATASSGWRKERGIEMSSMTRSRLRRVAKEYVRPGVHITDLHHSLLLVQQQRTSWTRYATTQRHPSVPTGLAELNNFHQTVQRKLEELADTLAKPQDSVGPLELMPVQDLVRHLSNLSGDKDTLATLPERTLLLDEMREHGLGELLDDLAEREVGYRQVGGELELAWWQSALEAMISGDDYLAMSDGESLRRLEAEYRLADNAHIASGSSRLRWGLAERWRTAIGQRQSEAASLRELLKAGSVSLGSLSSLPEELVSALMPVWAASPLMLSTILPADKRFDAVLLLDAESMSLQSAVPAIGRATQVIAFGDGQLGAPQPFNVGADTGDAKTQGSELVSVFTALTRVLPIEGLSEIYRGVDKKLVESLSSAFYGGRLSRLPEARSLDQSASAVVAEYIPGGTGMPSSEHGGVESVAAEVNRVVDLVFEHVRRRPGQSLAVITASARHAARVAEAIRLYLADYPWAADFFQPSKDSFRVVPVERAAGLVRDNIIFSLGYGRTPHGRALHNFGPLSEPDGRGRFLTAMTRARHGLHILSCFRPEDLDPSRLEFGAHDFYELLASRLGDAVEDRPESSSGSGAQDAADTPASVLDDDPLVADLVDRLAARGARIWDTFEGELDIAATSGALTAEPNGDRPPIAIESDGTERYRQMSVRERSRLRPQLLERLGWRAMPLWTIEVFTDPEACADLVGTYLGLEPRPSDGVPVESLDESEQRPSEEQVPVEDDSVKESDHRVPDKDAVTESPEDPVEPNEEQSTAESAESVLPTLGATDSPQAWGDREEDRDSWLREQRPPHWG
- the guaA gene encoding glutamine-hydrolyzing GMP synthase; the encoded protein is MNPEAALTEHRPVLIVDYGAQYAQLIARRVREANVFSEVVPHTWTTDQILAKNPVAIILSGGPSSVYAEGAPSVGPDLFEAGVPVLGICYGFQAMANALGGHVAQTGLREYGSTDVTATNGCRSILEGIPEHQNAWMSHGDSVHAAPEGFEVLASSAGAPVAAFAHEEKRLYGVQWHPEVNHSAHGQRVLENFLYRGAGLQGNWTTGNILEEQVERVRQQIGDARVICGLSGGVDSAVAAALVQRAVGDQLTCVFVDHGLLREGEAEQVERDFVSATGVKLYVAHEQERFLNALAGVSDPETKRKIIGREFIRAFEEAERAIIRDADAVGEQIKFLVQGTLYPDVVESGGGEGAANIKSHHNVGGLPEDLRFELVEPLRNLFKDEVRAVGAELGLPAEIVGRQPFPGPGLGIRIVGDVTAERLDLLRRADAIARAELTAAGLDQEVWQMPVVLLADVRSVGVQGDGRTYGHPIVLRPVSSEDAMTADWSRLPYDLLARISNRITNEVDGVNRVVLDVTSKPPGTIEWE
- a CDS encoding DUF3817 domain-containing protein codes for the protein MTETQPSTTPKKRRFGGTHSQIRSALTFYKVLAYATGVMLLLVVVEMIAAYGFGSDIIAGGVNASGDTVPLGMFTKDSNTGGINLSTMVLIVHGWMYVVYLFADFRLWQMMRWPFSKFIVLALGGVVPLMSFIVETRTHRRVESELAEHPEAAKRY